A DNA window from Aminipila luticellarii contains the following coding sequences:
- a CDS encoding MFS transporter, whose translation MKNASWKQKFFTIALGQTISLIGSSAVQFSLIWWMASKTESPMLLALAGLSAYVPQFFLGPFVGVWIDRLKRKQVIIIADLFTGMIALMFSVFFFIGEPPYWSVCIVLGVRAIGNIFQTPAIQSVTPMLVPHNELVRANSWNQFMQSGSLMLGPVVGAAMYAILPMPIILISDMAGAIIAATTVAITKIPELKPQLKDSYNFISELKDGISVFLQDKKLCIVTVAAAICMIFYMPISSFFPLMSSSYFHVTVWHASIVQFGYAGGMMLCSLLISLYGTIRNKLKTVHLGLLGLSITIFLCGILPQTEFAFWGFALLCTLMGASGNFYNIPYIAYMQETIPKEKQGRAFSIMNSLMSVTMPLGLIIAGPFAEVHGVSSWFFISGIVFIVITGMSFFLIRMQDKR comes from the coding sequence TTGAAAAATGCTTCATGGAAACAAAAGTTTTTTACTATTGCATTAGGGCAGACAATCTCACTGATTGGGAGTTCTGCTGTTCAGTTTTCATTGATATGGTGGATGGCAAGTAAAACGGAATCTCCAATGTTGCTTGCATTAGCGGGTTTATCTGCTTACGTACCGCAATTTTTTCTGGGGCCGTTTGTCGGCGTTTGGATTGATCGCTTAAAGAGAAAACAAGTAATCATTATCGCAGACTTATTTACAGGCATGATAGCTCTAATGTTTTCAGTATTCTTTTTTATCGGTGAGCCGCCGTATTGGTCTGTTTGCATAGTTCTTGGTGTTCGGGCAATAGGGAATATCTTTCAAACTCCTGCTATACAATCTGTCACACCAATGCTTGTTCCTCACAATGAGCTTGTTCGTGCAAATAGCTGGAACCAATTTATGCAATCTGGTTCGTTAATGTTAGGGCCAGTTGTGGGAGCGGCTATGTATGCTATTTTACCTATGCCAATCATTTTAATTTCTGATATGGCAGGAGCGATAATAGCAGCAACTACTGTTGCTATAACTAAAATACCCGAACTAAAGCCACAATTAAAAGACAGCTATAACTTTATTTCAGAATTGAAAGATGGCATTTCGGTTTTTTTACAAGATAAAAAACTCTGTATTGTAACTGTTGCAGCCGCAATATGTATGATTTTCTATATGCCCATTTCTTCGTTTTTCCCACTGATGTCAAGCAGCTACTTTCATGTTACAGTTTGGCACGCAAGCATTGTTCAATTCGGTTATGCCGGAGGGATGATGTTATGTTCTCTTTTGATTAGCCTATATGGAACGATTAGAAATAAGTTGAAAACCGTGCATTTGGGGCTATTGGGATTAAGTATCACTATCTTCTTATGCGGTATTCTTCCTCAAACTGAATTTGCCTTTTGGGGGTTCGCATTATTATGCACACTTATGGGCGCAAGCGGTAACTTTTATAATATTCCTTATATTGCTTATATGCAAGAAACAATACCAAAAGAGAAGCAAGGGCGGGCATTTTCTATAATGAACAGTTTAATGTCAGTAACAATGCCTTTAGGTCTTATAATTGCTGGCCCATTTGCGGAAGTACATGGAGTTTCATCTTGGTTTTTTATATCAGGAATTGTTTTTATTGTAATTACGGGAATGAGTTTTTTTCTAATACGAATGCAAGACAAGCGGTAA
- a CDS encoding TetR/AcrR family transcriptional regulator gives MARNKYPEITVNRILDTAMKLFMTKGYEHTTVQDIINELGDLSKGAIYHHFKSKEDIMGAVNNRMLKQGLGSMQTIAADNSLTGIEKLHKVLLFSISSAKQEAIDSIMPSFMKNPQLLALHMRDTLGSASNLFVGIIEDGLRDCSIHTSQPRELSQMILLCFNVWINPWMYSWKPEEIKNIVVFIKNTFEQIDIPIMTPEIIKALEELYAITGNEK, from the coding sequence ATGGCTCGTAATAAGTATCCAGAAATAACAGTAAATCGTATCCTTGATACAGCAATGAAATTGTTTATGACAAAAGGGTATGAACATACAACAGTTCAAGATATTATCAATGAACTGGGAGATTTAAGCAAAGGTGCAATTTATCATCATTTCAAATCCAAAGAAGATATAATGGGCGCTGTAAATAACCGCATGTTAAAACAAGGCCTTGGAAGTATGCAAACAATCGCAGCAGATAATAGCTTGACCGGAATTGAAAAACTACACAAAGTCCTTTTGTTTTCTATATCTTCGGCTAAACAAGAAGCTATTGATAGTATCATGCCCTCATTTATGAAAAATCCACAGTTATTAGCTCTGCACATGCGTGATACTTTAGGCTCTGCATCTAATCTATTTGTTGGTATAATTGAAGACGGGCTAAGGGATTGTTCTATACATACGTCGCAACCGCGCGAATTATCCCAAATGATACTTTTATGTTTCAATGTTTGGATAAACCCTTGGATGTATTCATGGAAGCCGGAAGAAATAAAGAATATTGTGGTCTTTATCAAAAATACTTTTGAGCAAATTGATATTCCTATAATGACGCCGGAAATCATAAAAGCCTTAGAAGAACTTTATGCAATTACAGGCAACGAAAAATAG
- a CDS encoding N-6 DNA methylase — MFFGVYIPITSLVFKENRKTKDLLLIDAANEFEKEKNQDNLTDKNINKIIETYQESGKLRRTFKIHIFSRDVKKHIRKIWR, encoded by the coding sequence TTGTTTTTCGGGGTATACATCCCAATTACAAGCTTAGTGTTCAAGGAAAATCGTAAAACGAAGGACCTCTTGCTTATTGATGCCGCTAATGAATTTGAAAAAGAAAAGAATCAAGATAACCTTACGGATAAAAATATTAATAAGATTATAGAAACTTATCAAGAATCTGGTAAATTGCGAAGAACTTTTAAAATACACATATTTTCAAGAGACGTAAAAAAGCATATAAGGAAGATATGGAGGTAA
- a CDS encoding MGMT family protein, with protein sequence MKKVLEENLIYEILSVVEEIPKGSVATYGQIARLVGRDKNARLVGKVLSRAEYYGEYPCHRVVNHAGRLVPGWIEQGNLLRNEGIPLKDETHVDLKKCQWQILL encoded by the coding sequence ATGAAGAAAGTTTTAGAAGAAAACTTAATTTATGAAATTCTTTCCGTTGTAGAGGAAATTCCCAAGGGCAGTGTCGCCACATACGGGCAAATTGCAAGGTTAGTAGGCAGAGATAAAAATGCAAGACTTGTTGGAAAAGTTCTCAGCCGAGCAGAATATTATGGAGAATATCCTTGTCATAGAGTAGTTAATCATGCAGGCAGACTGGTGCCAGGATGGATTGAACAAGGTAACTTGCTTCGTAATGAGGGCATCCCTTTAAAAGATGAAACCCATGTTGATTTAAAGAAATGTCAATGGCAGATTCTGCTTTGA
- a CDS encoding type I restriction enzyme subunit R domain-containing protein, producing MADSALKGQFFYVVWPGSWGCDLFIIDDLAPVAYTIREAIADRNVLGDQLLTGFDAPELNTLYVDRTSISRHLKNIFETGELDEKVVCAEIAHTTQHGAMEGKTQIKSVKYYNLDAIIFIGWKSFLHVIQ from the coding sequence ATGGCAGATTCTGCTTTGAAGGGCCAATTCTTCTATGTTGTATGGCCGGGTTCTTGGGGGTGTGATTTGTTTATAATTGATGATCTTGCACCAGTTGCTTATACCATTCGTGAAGCCATTGCCGACCGCAATGTTTTGGGGGATCAACTATTAACGGGATTCGATGCTCCTGAACTGAACACTCTTTATGTGGACAGAACATCCATTTCCCGTCATTTGAAAAATATTTTTGAAACTGGGGAACTTGATGAAAAGGTGGTATGTGCAGAAATTGCACATACCACTCAACACGGTGCAATGGAAGGAAAAACTCAGATAAAATCGGTAAAGTATTACAATCTGGATGCAATTATCTTCATTGGTTGGAAATCATTTCTTCACGTGATACAATGA
- the ygiD gene encoding 4,5-DOPA-extradiol-dioxygenase yields MSKMPMMFVGHGSPMNAIEDNRYTRGWRKMVEKIPKPEAIISISAHWYTKGTKIMNEENPKTIYDMYGFPKELYEIRYNAPGNPPLAGNAKSLISRRSVFDNSWGIDHGTWSVLVHMYPERDIPVFQISIDASAPPEVHYQMGMELKSLRQQGVLLLGTGNIVHNLQLVDWEMKDKGFNWAYQFDDFIKENIENGNHDEVIHYQGMGETARLAVPTPDHFNPILYILGAVDKEDNILVYNNSCMMGSLSMTSYLFT; encoded by the coding sequence ATGTCTAAAATGCCAATGATGTTTGTAGGCCATGGTTCGCCTATGAATGCAATAGAAGATAACCGTTATACCAGAGGTTGGAGAAAAATGGTGGAGAAAATACCTAAACCTGAGGCAATCATATCGATTTCAGCTCATTGGTATACAAAAGGTACGAAAATTATGAATGAGGAAAATCCAAAAACTATTTATGATATGTATGGATTTCCAAAAGAATTGTATGAGATCCGATATAATGCTCCGGGCAATCCGCCCCTTGCCGGAAATGCAAAAAGCTTAATAAGCAGACGAAGTGTGTTCGATAATTCTTGGGGCATTGACCACGGAACCTGGTCTGTTCTGGTTCATATGTATCCTGAAAGGGATATTCCTGTTTTTCAGATCAGCATAGATGCTTCTGCTCCCCCGGAGGTTCATTACCAGATGGGTATGGAATTAAAGTCCTTAAGGCAACAGGGTGTTCTTTTGCTGGGCACCGGAAATATTGTTCACAATCTACAACTGGTTGATTGGGAAATGAAAGACAAGGGGTTTAATTGGGCCTATCAGTTTGATGATTTTATTAAAGAAAATATTGAAAATGGGAATCACGATGAAGTTATTCATTATCAAGGAATGGGAGAAACAGCAAGATTAGCAGTTCCTACGCCGGATCATTTTAACCCCATCTTATATATACTTGGTGCCGTTGATAAAGAAGATAATATATTAGTATATAACAACAGTTGCATGATGGGGTCTCTGTCTATGACAAGCTATTTATTTACATAG